The Periplaneta americana isolate PAMFEO1 chromosome 16, P.americana_PAMFEO1_priV1, whole genome shotgun sequence genome segment ggaataataattaaatatgaatgtcCGTCGATAGGTTGATCGGAAACAGCCGAAACTGATCGCACTATGTTCCTGGCATCGTCAAGTTCGCCGGCCGTGCGTCATGCTAGCTGATAACCGGTTTTGTACAcagttgatttttttttagtGTGGTGCttgtttaaaatgtttattgttcTGTGTGTGCTTCATTGTGTAATACGGTGACAATTCGATCTAATTTATCcgtagaaaaaatattaattcaaaacagTGATGTGGGAAAACATTCTTAAAAATCTTGCAAGAGGAAATTTTGTGTAAATTACACGAAATGTTCAACGACAGAATAATATTAGCAAGGGTTTGTGACGTCTTAGTTACCCGAACTTAATCCCTGTGACTTTTATTTGCGTGCTACTCATAAAAAGTGTGCACAAATGATCAATGTAATCTGGtagatttaaaagaaaatattcttGAAGAGATCCTTGCAAAACAGCAAAATTAACTTTATGTAATTTTTTCCTCAGGATTGACGCATGTTCAAGAACAGAAGATGAACATTTAGACTGTCGAATCTAATGGTGAGTGCTATTTGATtatatataagaaataattaaagtaattatGTAAAGTAAGTTACTGAAACTATAACTAACATCTCTTAGCGGCGCGGAGTAGCGCTTTGCCGTCGGAAAAGCATTGCCGGTCAACCCAACTGGTGAACATAAGTTATGTCCAGATGGTTTGTGCTACGTTAAGCTTCCAAAATCCTTTCGTAAATCATTTAAAGATGAACTGATTTTTCAAAGAACATGATTTAAAAGAAGATCGCTTATGTCCAAGAAAGTAACCGTTAGGCTACATCAATCTAAGACCGGTATTCATAGTCGGTGACTTATTTGTTCAAGAAGTATGACTTTGTTAAGTATTGGAACGTCTTAACTTATATTCATAGTCGGCTATTAAGTCGTACTTTGCTAAGTTTAGTTTAATAAGTGTGACTACAACTAAGTCGAACTTATTGGTATGAGAAATTGCAAGGCCATTGTCACGACAATGCAAATCAGACTGTCGTTTTTCTTTTATCTCTAAATTTGTATGTATAGCTTCTgtaggataaaataaaattattgatgtaATGTACGGAAAGAAGAAAAGCAAATATTTTACTTATGTAGAGAAAGACGTATTGAAGGAGATGAGACTTAAGTTTGACTTAAATATAAGTATGATTtatctcgactatgaataccggcctaAGACTATAATTATATGGTCGGTGGAAATATTTCCTGTGAAAATATTAGTAATAGTTACACTCGTATTTAGTACATTAACTGAACTTTGATTTTTGTTATGAAAAGGTACCGTACTTGTACTTGTTCCAGTGATAATTCTAAGCAAATAACATATGTAATAACCATGTTTCTAGCATTTAATgattaaaaattcattttgtaACGTGATTTGAAATCTCTCCAATTGGTGTCAACATCAGAACCAATGAGGATATCAAACATAAATAGACTCTTAGATATAAAATAGGCTATGAACACAATACGCACCGTGTTTTAAGTAAAAAATGTTGCGAATTAAGGAACATGTAAAGAAATTAGAGAACGATATACCAACAGTCAGAATACAGTAAACTTCCGATCATCTGATGTAATAAAGGACAGTATTTGTATGGATTTTTGAAAAgcatgaataattttgagaaatatacATCAAGATTTAGCCCTTCCTCCATGAAAAAGGGAAAAGTGTGTGGCGAGAAAGCCAAGTCTTTCCATAAGACATTGGGACTATTAGTtagatgatcgtttacctctgctaaggcatgtggacgtgaggccagtaggCGGCTGGTCGGTCTTTGGCCTTCATGGTTTGTCACGCCACGGATTAAATTTTTTATCATTAGGATTGTTTACTTTAGTTTTCAGACACGAGTTAAGTAAAACCAGATATAATTATTGAAATCCGTAACGATTAAAAGAAACTGATTGAACgaagaaatatcaattttccacCTTTGAAGCTATcagctatgttttttttttatctttctgatAAAAGTAGATATGGTGTTTCACTTCAATTGCTAGTAAATCTAAAAGTTCTTCTGTTATGATCTGAATACAAATTACTCATTATCGCTTTATAAGAGCTACCAATACCATTGCATattcacagaaaataataaagagaatagGAACACAATGTATCTGACTTTGACGAGGAAGTTAATAAATTAACTTATATATGCGGCACAGTGAAACGATACTGGAAAGAAAACTAAATTAGATTTTTATGAAGTAATGGCGGTTCCCGTACTGCCACACGAAGCATTATTCTGAACATTAAGCAAGAATGAGCAAAGAAAAATGGAGGccgcagaaatgaaatttttagaaaatgttaCGGGATAAACTTTACtgggtaaagattaattttttggtcttacagaacTATTTTATGGTTACCATtgtttattaatggagaaaaattcgctcctgcgccggggatcgaacccgggacccccagttctacgcactggacgCTCTAACTCTGGGTtgagcttcggcgtagctcagtggttagagcgcccagtgcgtagaactgggggttcAGGGTTCGGTCCCCAGCgccggagctaatttttctccattaataaccaatggcaAACTTTACTGGACaagaagagaaatgaaaatatCAGGAGAGAAGTCAACGTCTTCAAATTAACTGAAATATTACACCAATATAGAAAGAACTAGAACCAacatgtctatcggatggaagAAAATCACATTCCGATTcactctctcttttttactttattatgtttattattatttttaagctaatatttgtataccggtatgtatttttctgtatatgatttgatcctggtcgagtggaagagaaggcctgaaggccttaactctgccagggaaaataaaactattattattattattattattattattattattattattattattattaatattagagtaTAAACCTAAGGACTTAAATGTTGGCAGACCGAAGAGGAGATAATATTTACAACTCTAATTCAAGATACCGGAACGAAGGTTACTcccttatgatgatgatgatgatgatgatgatgatgatgatgatgatgatgatgatgatggtgaatagGAACGCAACAAACCGAATACTCGGGAGTTTACTGTATTACTGTATTTGTGCCGAAAAAAGTTAAATAGTTTTCTAACATCATAATACTTTCTCTTTACAGActgtaatgagaaaataaaagatGCTATATTAGCTGATACACTGTACACCACAAATAAACAATGAGAATGAGTTATTGGGACTTGTGTAGGTGTGTGAGCTTCTCATATATAAAACTAAGTATAAAATCTGCATAAGGTGGGGTAACACTGTTACCCCCCATAGTAAGTCCTTGTGAAATGCGCCGACGGGGTTGGAGGAGTAGCTGAGACGGCTTGCGAGCGCTGGCTACGTGGTGCAGGTGGCGGCAGTATGTACTGGCTAGGCTGCGGATACCCGTTCACAGGCCGAACCTGTGCTGCGTCCGTCTGGCGGGCTGCATACCTCGGAGGTGAAGGGGGCACAGGCACGCTGTCTCTATCAGGAGAGGCTGCGACGAAGGCTCCGGTTGCGGGGTTCTTCTGGGATCTGTAGTTCGTTCTCTGACCTGGCACCAGTGCTGAAACAGAAAGTTATGATGAAGTGAAGCCTAATGTGCTGAAAACATACGCTTatcttttcatcatcatcatcatcatccatcatcatacGTTCCGATAATaaagaaatgaagggttcagagccatagtgggccaagcgccatttattaaaaacggagaaagaaagggttaaagttaagtgaataccatagtttaatgaagattgacatattatttagttttaatgagtatactttgtattacttgctatatgttttccattgaattatggtaataacttcattttaacctttgttttctacggttttagtaaatggcgcttggccccctatggttctgaacccttcaaatgtttattacattataggtctgtattgtgtaacttgtCGAGATGGTCTTCTTAAATCCATTCGTAATACTTATAAATAAGCCAGTCCTACTTGTACTAGCTATTCTTAACTACCATTTTGTTATtatcggagaaaaattcgctccggcaccgacAATCGAACCCGAGTCTCCCAGGTCTACGCCCTGGGCactctaacaactgagctacgccgaagttcaaaccCATCCCACCGGATTGAATCTTTCTACTTTGATTCTTTTTCCTTTGTGCCCTTACTCCGttttcgacatatatgttgatatatattttaagtcaatagtcatcacacaaggagcgcactcaattgagtgacttggtggccgggattcctacagtatatgcactgttaggCGAATAATCTATGTAGAGATTAAttgttggtcctacagaattatctgtgatggttaacattttattaacggagaaaaattccctccggcaccgACGATCGAACCCGTGTCTCCCAGTACTATGCACTGggcactctaaccactgagctacgccgaagttcaaaccCACCGCACAGGATTGTATCTTTCTACTTTGGTTCTTTTTCCTTTCTGCCCTTACTCCGttttcgacatatatgttgacatatattttaAGTCAATAgtcatcacacaaggagcgcactcaattgagtgatttggtggccgggattcctacagtatatgcactgttaggcgaataacctatacttacttacaaatggtttttaaggaacccgcaggttcattgcctcccctcacataagcccgccatcggttcctattttgtgaaagattaatccagtctctatcatcatatcctacctcccacaaatccacttttatattatcctcccatctacatctcggcctccccaaagatctttttccctccggcttcccaactaacactctatatgcatttctggattcgcccatacgtgctacatgccctgcccaactcaaacgtctggatttaatgttcctaattatgtcaggtgaagaaagcaatgcgtgcagctctgcgttgtttgactttctccattctcctgcaatttcatccctcttagccccaaatattttcctaaaaacctgatccccaaacacccttaatctctattcctctgtcaaagtgagagtacaagtttcacaaccatacagaacaaccgtgatataactgttttataaattctctcagattttttgacagcagactagaagacaaaagattctcaaccgaataataatagacatttctcatatttattctgcgtttaatttcctcccgagtgtcatttatatttgttactgttgctccaaatatttgaatttttcaacctcttcgaaggataaatctccaatttttatatttccgtttagtacaatattctggtcaggagacataatgatatactttgtcttttcgggatttacttccaaatctatcgttttacttgcttcaagtaaaattctcatgttttccctaatcgtttgtgaattttctctagGCGAATAATCTATGTAGAGATTAATTattgatcctacagaattatctgtgatggttaacattttattattaacggagaaaaattcgctccggcgccgagctTCGAACCCGAGTCTCcaagttctacgcactgggcgctgtaaccactgagctacgttgAAGTTCAATCCaccgcaccggatcgaatctttctcctttagTTATTTTCCCGTAGTGGCCTTACACCATGTTCGAGTGCGCTCCCTGTGTCAAGAAGCGAAAACATTTGTTCATATGAATACATGTGTAGTAGCCTAAGTCAGTAAAactctattttttaatatttccatttagaTAAGTCCTTCAGAgtgaaaattattaaaacaatttgaTTAGTTttcttatcattaatattatcggACCTATAAAACATCAATACGAAGTCTTAAAAACTTGATCTCAAATTTTATGTAAGGAAACGTACACAAATAGTAGTTGGGGTTGATGGAGTGGAAGTTGACAGGCAGGTCCTTGTGGAGACGAGCCGATCTCTGGTTGTTGAACTCGGAGCTAGCAGTGGCTATCCCCTGGTTGGTCAATATGTTCACAGGAGGGTCGCCATGTTGCTTGATAGACTTTTGCAGTTGAAGATAGCTCAGCAGACTGTTCCCTGCCAACAGACAAACACATTGCTTCATATCTACTTACACACATGCAGTAGTTGGCTCCAGTCACATTGATTAGTTTCATACACAATTGGAAACTGTAAGAATAAGTTATACAAGCGAATATTTTATATGACTTAAGGGGACTGGATAGTCTGAGAGTATGGCTGTTGTGCATAAGGGAAGAAATTGCGCTATTACTATTCAACTATTGAACTTATCAATGTACAATTTTTACAACATGCAGACAATATTTGCAGGCATATTCTGGGTTATAGAGTACCTTTCTACCCCATATACTtcgttttataaacaattttaaacctgaaaaatattaattaaatttgagttaaaaaatgggaattttagaaacatttttctaagaaactGTTTGCACTACAGGTTCCTAAAAATTAAAGTATATTTCCAACGTAGTTGACTACATTTTCCGccattttcattacattattaatattcattcaatagaaaaacttattttccattctgaaaaaaaaaatgatttaaacattttcatatttgGGGAAATTAAACTTTATCATAGATTTactttatccgcatatcatcagctaagtacaagatctcatcataacaatttactcattacacCCTACCACAAGGCATCTTTatattcatcttatacagtttcagttgctagaaattggaactcgctaccgagtgatgtaaggggttgttggacaataacgtcatttaggtcaaaattacataaattcttacttaacaaattaattgctgattaatatttattacataggctataattaaactaacatctgtccattcttattattatcataatttctctaaatagatttacaaaacctctaatggcaattacgttaatattctcattatagaaatatattttagacttatatatatttttttctccctgtaacatagttctagtaagcttattttaaattaattttcatcattttactagctatctcaactctcaaattaattataattgattgaattaaattagctcataaattaagttactactttaccttataggtttatctaaatttaaataaatatgtagtctactagtcgttaaaacttaactgaaaaatattgctggagaaccttttaagtgtagtgtaaatattcgtattttaaatatgtgttgtattgattaaggctggttgagtggaagagaaggccttatggccttaaatctgccagcgaaaataaaacattattattattattattattattattattattattattattattactttattcacTACAGAAATATAAATGAATGCAACATAATTTGTCGCAATTACTTTATTTACTGGAGAAATGAAAAgagataaaacaaatatatttcttaattattttgaagaacttaAACTTTATCGTGCGTATGTTTTACTTCATTGCTTCGCTTGTAGGAAGTTGGCAACCCTATCCCTCTCTTCGTAGAGGGGAGAGCTTCCCTCTATACCCTTGCCAGTCGGGCGAGTGTTGTGTTGAAGTGCGGGTTGTGTGGAAGAGTCGAATAACTTTTCTGCGGACACTAACATATTAAATATACGATAATTTACTGATATATTCCATTGCTATCTCTATTTCTAATACGTactgttattatattaaaagtgTAATTTCTTGTGTGCTAATGTTGAATACTACTAGAGAAGAATTCAAGTCTTGAAAGATTGTAAGTGAGATGCTGTGGGACGATTTTTATCTTAACTTCTACGAACATAAATAGCAAAGATATATACGTGAAGACACTAGTTTTTCGGAAACTTCTTTAGTTGAACACATTAAACAAACTGTAGGGCAGCTTTTGTTTTATGCGATCGTATATCAAATAGAATTAAATTCGATTAATTTCGGAATTCAGTAGGCTATTAAGATTACTTTATTTTATGGAATTGTGTGAATTATTAGAAGACAAGCAAATCTGGATAGGAATGTATCATATTAATTGCGATAACTAATAACTATATAAGTTTTCGTTGTAATGGACTGCACAAGTTTAACATACAAAGTGGAACGGGAAAGTTCAAGTGTTGCAAATGGAGGAACAATATTCATAAAAAATCCTGCCGAGATCCGGAAGTGGGGTAAGTGCCACTGTCAAATACTACATTATTTTGAGTCTAATATTAAAAAACATGTGTTAAAACTATTATTTTAGTCTTTTACAGCATTGTGATATAACTACAGTGCGATAGTATTTTGTTATATACTCTTGCGTTCAATTAGAGAGCGGGTTTTCTATAGCACGTAACACTAAAGGCCAATTCACACAggaatagtttacaggagtcaaatgCTTGAAGCAAGTCGACTGTCCCGTGTGATGTGGTCGGACAGTCAAGTTGTCACTTgacggtcaagcagaatttgagttgacgactcgtCAACTTGTGTGTCCACTTTCCTGTCACGTGATCAATTTGACTACACCACTTTCCTCgtgtgaatgctaacttgtagcaTGTAGCTATCTTGCAAGCAGATTTGTGGATAGTGTGCgattgtttaaattaatagctaattaatttaGGTATTGACGTTaagattaatttaactttcaaagccccactttaacaattactaattatccttacaaatcacttggatttgtaattcgaaattattcaagcaaccacctgtttttaggttagatctACACCTTGTTAGAAGCAAGTGGAATGTGCAGCAATGATTTGGAATCCTCGTTGCAAAACAACGTTCATTCTATCGagttgatacagaataaattcatttggttcctatattataagatattcaaaatacctTGTCCATTCCAGATCCCAACTACTTAGATTGTTGAGATGAATTTTTTGTTTCCATACGCTCAATGACAGAAGAACGACTTACTCGATATTTCTCAGAgaattatgaacaaaaataataccgATTCCGCTGAAATACTCAAACTAATTCCAGTTTATATCCCTCCAAATATACATAGAATAAATTTGGTATTTAATATCTCTAGCTCGAAAAAATATCACAGCTTTTCCCTTGTTTTGGCCCtacaatttattatcattttataaaatttctttttttttttttgtcactactgaaTAATTATAAGCTACAtctctttcatgttttcatttcttttatttctattgctaatgaGTTGCATATACCTATTTTATAACTGCTGCTCATGTGAatgaatcattatcaataatgAATTATAAGCTAAATTGTTcatgtatatttatgtgaaaaAGGTGCTTTGATGGGGGTCTAGCCTGTGTACTTTTTGCGAA includes the following:
- the LOC138716184 gene encoding uncharacterized protein; the encoded protein is MQKSALIIGVAVLLVVATTRATPKLHPSYPYTPTAGTPDHYNEVQYDYRYAVDDPKSGVINDRWEQRYGEYVKGAYSVLDPDGRVRTVDYEVDGPKGFHAVIRTQFPRNSLLSYLQLQKSIKQHGDPPVNILTNQGIATASSEFNNQRSARLHKDLPVNFHSINPNYYLSLVPGQRTNYRSQKNPATGAFVAASPDRDSVPVPPSPPRYAARQTDAAQVRPVNGYPQPSQYILPPPAPRSQRSQAVSATPPTPSAHFTRTYYGG